The window cttctgcttctttttccttcttcccacaaaataaagtttaatttatttaagGATACTGTTGACTCTACAGTTAAGTTTAGTTTCAAATGGCAAAATTCAGTCTGTCAGGTAGCTTTACCCTCCTTAACAACATAATGCCTGAAGAAGTATGTTGATTACTTGTATTGGCCCTAATAGTCTTTCCAGCCAGTAATGAAGCCGCCACCCAATTCTGAAACTCCACTGATCTGGGTGTTATTATCCCCGTGGAGAACTGCTCTGGGCCCCACTTTAAAGTTCCTCATTAACTTTGAAAGAAGAGCTTTCCTGTTGCTTACATTTGCAAACAAACAGGCTGGGCTTTGTACAAAGAGAGTGAACCACATTACCCTCCTGCCCTTTTCTGGAGCAAGGAAGGATGTTTTTGCTTCCCTCAGCCTGTGGGAGAAGGGCCCAGGAGCTGAACAACCACAGAAACAAGGGTGCGTAGGAGGAATGggtagaggaggagcaggagaggactTGAAGGACTTCTGTGGGGTCATAGGAAATGCCAAATACTGAGGATGAAGGCTTTAAACAAAATAACACCCCAGAAATCTACCTCTTTCAGTCCAGTTGTGGCACAGCCAGCTTTTCCACACAGTTAATTATTCTCATGACAGCTCCACACAGAGCTGCTTGTGTTAGGCCAGCTCACATGCactgcagcaggcacatagTGTAGAAGTTTTAGGGAGACATGTGCTGAATACACATTTtgctaaactttttttttcaaacaatagTGCTTCCATTCTTTtaagaagcttttttttttttttttggaagcaagaacaaactgaaaaaagggAATTGTTCCTTGAACAATTTCTATATTCTTTGGCTGCAGATAGTTGAACCTGATCCTATTACAAGAAATCCCCTCCCACATGCTATTACCAATTCCCAGTACACACACTTCTGTATATTCACTGCTTATTTCCCCTCTCTGGATCTCATATGTCCAAGTGACCTTCCCTCTTATggggacaagagaaaaagaactcAGCAGAGGAGGCACAGACTTAAGAGGACAGCGCCAGTAACTGTAATcagagggcagggaaaggatAAGTGAattcctgcctgtgctggcatCAAGCATCTGCTGCTCAGGTCAGACAGGCCCCTTGTAATCAACTCCTGAGATTAACCAAAGCTTGGCATTAGTCCTTCTCCttacctgttttttttcccaagggaaCACATTACCGATCTTCTTAGGTAAGGGGCAGGAGAAGGCAGTGGCGGAGCTTGCCAGAGACACATTTAGAGTGGCTTAGCGAGGAAGCTTTTGGAACAACACTCCCACCTGCTGGGCCTTCTGTTTGTTACAGCTGGGAATTTAGTGGTAGTCTGAGGGAAAACAACTTCCCTTCAACCCAGCACCATAAGCTCAGGCTCAGATTTTAATTTGATGCCAACACCTAACATCTGGGTCACAAGCCCTCCTGGCTACAGGACCTGGCAACACTCAGCAGTGGCGCCCTGCTAGCCTGGCTAAATTTCGGTGGGACATTCTGCTATAAACATTCAAAGGACAACTTTCTCCACGTGAGAGCTGTtccttggagagagggaagaTCGTAAGTATCCAGAATGGAGGAGTCATCTCCATTCCAACCTGCACTCTTTAAAGACCTAAGCATGTCAGAGAGATGATTTAATACATGTGTTAACATGAATTGGAGAGGCCATTCACACAACTGAGTCATCCTAAAGAGAGGAATGCTTGGATCACAGAAGTGACATGGCTCATCTTCATCAACTGTCATAATGATCCCTACTACAAAGGCAAAGAGAGACAGTGTCTGCAACAATTATTTAATCAAATGACATACAAAAAGTTTTTGCAATGACTGACCTGACCTGACAGGGGCTGTAATAAGAACCCAAACTGCAGAGTTACTCAAGTTTAACAGTCTTTCAAAGCATCCTTCCCTTCTTAATCCTGGTACAAAACATTTCTCCATTCAGATACAGTATTTTCAATGCTCCCTGCCAAATAACACTGGTAGCAGGAGCCTTATAtcctggggaaggggaaaaaggattttatttgGCTTGGTCCACCCTTCTATATCAAGAATGCAAGACATGCTGGCTGCAGGAAGATAATTATAAGGAAAACACACCTCAGAGCCAAGAGTACCTCTGTGGCTTTAGCAGGCCAGTGACAAGCTCTGCCCagatgcagagctgctctgcaagTCTGACACAGAGGCACTTGCTGGCAGGGGCACATGCCCCATGTGCCATCTCAAACACGCCAAGGAAATGCCCAGGCCTGCAAGCCAGACCGGAGAAGGTGCAGAAAGACTGGAGCTGCAAGAATCCCTGTCACAATACTTATGGGACGCCAAAGTATTCCCTCTCAAATTTACGGAAATCTTCCTCAGTAAACACTGTGCCTTCgggcttcttcttttctgtcttctctggAGGCTGATCTTTGGACTTCCTGCCTCTGTTCTGAGCAAGAACCTTCAGACaatacagaaatggaaaaaacaacagcCATTGTTATCCAGATCAAACCACAGTGATTTTCAagctcacctgcagcatccctgctgTTGTACAAGAGCCCTGCTATTTTCCAGCGTGCCTCCCAAGAAAAGTGAGAGGCAAACTACTGATGTTAACCCAAGCAGATCACTGGGACAACAGCAGATACCACCTTGTTACTTGGAGTCAAATATGAAAACTATTTTCTAGTAATTGTCACAGAGGTAAGAACATTGatttaaattcagaattttctgaAACTGTGACCTTCTTTACTATCCCCTCTCTCCAtgacacaaaccaaaaaaccaattCCCTCAGCATTTTCTAATACACTATCACCTCCTGTCACAATCTCCAGCCTGAGGAAGACTGGCCTAAACCACTTAGTTTGTTTATGTAAGTTAACAGCCTGTATCTCATAAAAACAGCCCAAGATTCTTCACTGTCAGCTATTCTTCCCTTCAAATCCTGGCATGAGACTACTTTTTGGGGAAGACCATTCAAGAAATTCTCAAGTTATGAGAAACACCATTTAAGAGGCTGAGTAATTCCTACTACATGAGCCAGCAGCACATCTGGTTCCTAGTTAATAAGCCTCAGGGTACAGAGAAGGACAATTTGATCAACAGTAAGGAGAAGGTCTGAAACAGCGCATCTCTGCCAGCAGAAATGATAAAATATCTTTGGTAATTAATAAAAGCCAACAACTGTCAGGATATTTTGAGAAACCTAATGTAGCAGGTGGcattcctgcccatggcagggtggttggaactggatgatctttcaAGGTCAATTCccatccaaaccattctatgattctatgattttcaCTAGTATGAGAGAACATCATAGGGGGCAATGTATCAACAACAGCTTAAAGCTTAATAAGTTATTTTGCCAGTGCACACAGAAATTCCTCAAGGCCATGTGTAGACAGAAACTTATCGTGACTCTCTTGTGCAAGGTATAAATCTGGAAGATCCAGGGATCATTCCCATTCACCTGTGTTCCTCAGTGGAAACAAAACCACCCCCCCCCAAAAGAAATTACATTCTTACTTGTTCTGTGACGGCTTTGTCTGCAACAAGTCGTCCCTTTAACATGTACCGCAGGTTTTCTCTTAAGTGATTCACAGGCTTCTTCTTATGGTACTCCTCTGGGGCAAAGCAGAAAGGGACAAAACGCATCAGCTGCTCATCCAGACAGCTCACAAGGAGAGACACAGGAGGATCAGCGAAGCCCCGGGAAACAAACACCGCTACAGCTCAGGGATAGCCCCCACAAATGAGGCTGCGTTTAAGTGAGCGACACCAAGAGGGCGTGCACGAGGATGAGGTGGGACGGGACGGATACAGCGACCCGGCAGCGTGGCTGCGGGACACCACAAGGGTCCCCGGTGCGAGGGCTGTGGAGGGGCTGGGACTCACCTATCGCCGACTTCACGACCCTGCCCTTGACCGTGGCCTTGTTCCTGCCGGCCTCCGGTGCTCTCTTCCTCCGCCTCGCCGCGCCCGCCGTCCTGGGGCCGGCCCGGCCTTGCTGAAGTCCCGGCGGCGCCTTCGCCCGGCCTGCAACGGAAGAGGGACGGAGTCATTGCAGGGGTACCGGGGAGCTCCCCCTGCCCGCCGGcagcgcccggccccgcgggctCACCCGgcggctccagcagctccaggccgCGGCGCAGCAGCGATGCCGACATGGCCGCGCCGCGCTCCCGCCCGGCCCCACAGCGCCGCGCGTGGCCCGGCGGGCACCGCACCCGCCTGAGGGCGGCGAGGCGGGACCTGCCGCAGGGGATGGGctcctgccgccgccgcccggccaagggacacagagcagggaccACGGGGTAAAACAGGAGCTTTCACCTCAAAACGAGGCGGAACTTCTCCGCGTTTAAGGCGGCGGAGCGCTGGAACGAGTCTGCCCAGAGAGGTCGTGGAGTCTCCGTCTCTGGAGTCATTCAATATCATCTGGACGTGTTCCTGTGTCATctgctctgggtgaccctgATCTGGCAGGGACTGGGGCTAGATTCTGTGAATATCAAGATTACCTTAAGTCAGGATGTTCTTTGGTGCAAGATCTTTGAGTACTTTCAATGCTAATCAGCAAGGAAAAAGACTTAACTGGAACAGGCAGCAGTCAGCATTCCTTAGTCAAGGACTTCCAGGAACTAACAAACTTTAAGGAGATAGTAAGTCAAGATCTGTGTCAATAGAACAGATAGCAGTTAGTATTCCTTATTCAACAATATCCTGGAACTAACAACCTTTAAGGATGTAGTAAATCAAGATGTCGATGTAAGTCTATGTGTACATTGCTGATTTGGCAAAATACTGGAGTTGTATGTATGTCCTCTGTAATACTAAAAGTCATGCCTAAAGGTCAAAAAGACCCCTGCTCAGGTGAAGGCCCTTCCTCTGAGCCTGCACAGAAATTAACTGGGGTTATGTAATTCCTCCTACTGACTCATCACAAGACAGGGGCTGTAATTGTGAAGTTATAGACCCTGAACTTCTATGTATAAATGATGGTGTGGAAAAGTCCAGTGGGCATGCTTGGTTTGGGGAATGTCACCAAGCACCTGGGCTCACacaacactgaaataaataatcaaGTCTCTCCTAAGTGCGTAATTACGGGCTTGCTGCACACCAGGTAATGAGTCTGATTTTGTGGACAACACAAGGGGTCCTGCCATCACAGGGGTTGTCACAGGCCAGGAGGAAAGGGGATGGTGTCATATTTTGTCTCAGCAaggccccaaaaatcccaatttaaGTGTGCTAGGCTCATCAGGCAGAGAGGTTGACTCTGCCATAAATTGCATCTATTATTCAGGGTTACTGTAGTCTATTTGTTTAAAGCTTTCTTCTCCAGTTTTCACCCCTCTAGAGGCTTCATGCTAATATCTGCTAAATTTAGCTATCATTTGAATAAAGCTTATTCAATTATAGCCAGTGCTGCCAGTAAGAATCTGACACTGGAGGAGGAAAGAGGTTTATTCTCCCTCAGACATGTCCTGCAGGGAGAAAGGGATACAAATGGCTCTCATTGTTTCTCATAGTAATGATCTGTAACAGGGACCAATAACAGTTAAACCTCTGTGTATTAAAAGACAGTCATTCTCTGGAAATTGTTCTCCTGCCTCTGCAGATGTCACCTCAGTGCCTGTCTTTTATTGTTCCTTCTCTTCTGAATCCCTCCCTGGATGGATAGCAGCATACTGTGTCAGTTTCCGCTAATGCTGCTAGTACATTTTTCTGGACAGGACTTATGTGGTGCCTATTCCTGTCTTCAGAGCTGGGGAACATTAACCATTTACTGCTTGTTCAGCATGTCACTTCTCACTCTTAGTTTTCCCTTTAAtgagctatttttaaaaattgatttgaAGGGACAGTCACTGGATATGTAACACAAAACACTTCTCCattttttagttttctgttAGTAGTTGGTGGAAAATGGAACCTGCTCAGCTCTTACTCCCTGCCAGATTTGTCCTTCCACTTGTGTGAAAGCTCACAAAGTTACAAAGAGGTTATTGTAGCTTTGTGAAGAAGCTGAACAAGCCATGAGTTGATAGCCTATTGCTGAAATTGAGGAAAGCAATAAAGACTATTATAGTCAGCAGAAAAGTGGTTACTGCTTATATACTCATCTTCATCTTGGTCAGAGTGAGATAAATGATAGCTGCCAATGTCACGGgcaaggtatttttaaaaatacttcatcaGTCAAACACTCTTTTAGCCtctaaaatacaaatttacaGGTTCTGGGTAAGCTGTTCATGGTTTCATATTGCACAGTATATTCAAGACAGCTTATCGTCCTGATTAAAAACTATATTTGTATCATTTATTACCAACACCTAATACATTGTTACATATGCTTTGTGTCAGAACTGTGCAACCTCATAAATGTTTTATGCAGTCATCTGATGCAAAACCAGCTTTATTACTAGCACTACAAAATATGTTTAACAAATTAGTGTGATAGAAGCTGCACTGATTTATTATCCCGTTCATGGAACACATATCCCCTTTTTACCTCAAAAGTAAACCATTACCAtctcatttccatttctgttgTGCCAATTAACAATGATCTCAGTTATTTAGGTGTCTCAGAAAATCTGACTCCATTCTTATTAAATACCTGCAGTAGCAAGGACCTCATAATACAGGCAACTCCTCCTTTGACCAGCAAGGCTGGGTGCAGACTTGCTGTGATTTTAGTCAGCAATTacctgcaaaataaaatttaatgagTACACAGGGGGGTCACTTTGCTGAAGAGGGAAGGTAAGGCACTTTCTTTAACTGCATTCACAGTCTCCTGCCTCAGAGTCTGGTCAGGTTCTTGAACTAGTTAGTTCACCAAGAAGTTAAATGGATGCACACTTTGTGGTTTGACGTATTCCCCAGGTTTGGATCTGTTGCCAAGGATCATGGTCTGAAGTAGGCTGTGGAGTTTTTAACACTTTGTGAAATCACATAGCTATTATTAATACATTACATTTCTTCATCTCCTTTTAACAGGATCTGACAGCTTTTCTCAGGGCATGATTGTTGCTGTTTCTCCTGACTGCGTTCTGGTGGTAGCTGTGCTTGTTCTTACCAGAGATGGTGATTACAGCATCTGTCCTGTTTCTGCTGGGTGGCTCTGGTACAACCGACACCTGCTACACTCCTGCAGACAGAGGTGCAGTCTTCCTTTGCTCTTTGACCTTTATAGAGAATTATTCATCTTTTCTCTACACTGCTAAACAACATAaatttgtttgcttattttagGAATGTAAAATCACCTTTTAATACGAACTAGATTTTGCCTGTGTAGTATATGTTACTTCTCCTATAGCTGTAGAATGTAGGCATTTGGATCACATAACATCTTCTCCATGCTGTAAACTGTAAAATACCCTATGCTGACCTTAGATTAAGTCAGCTACGTGTTTCTGATAAATCTGCTTTATGCTGTGCACAGCACATGAAGTGCTGTATTTCTCTTTACAGGAGCTTCCGTGGCTTTATCAGTCTCTCAGTGGTGATATGCTCCTTGTGTCACCATGATAGATACATTTACCCATGCCTTTTTTTTACTTAGTCACTATTGAAAGCAGCTGAGCAGACCCTACAAATAGCTTTTTCCAGACTAGTATGTACTATTAAAAACTTAATGTTATGAGACTTCGTCTatgtcagtaaaaaaaaaaaaaaaaaaaaaaaatcagtatttcatGATAATGTTTTAAGGCCTctattcaaattaaaatttcatccaagatgaataaaattaaaatttcattgcTTTGCAATCCCTCAAAAATCAGTTCAGTTAGCTCTTTGAAGCACTTTGGGGACAGAATGAATGCCAAATGGTCAAAATTTAAATGTATAACGTCCAAATAAATCACTATCTTAGAGACTGAATAATCTGAGTTTGGTGGCAAAAACCATAGGTGCTGCATTTCAGACTGAGAATGCCTTTCTTTCTGAGATTTAAGATGTCTTCGAAAGCTTCTAATGCTAATGTTCATGTTTTATAGCTTTCTTTAAATCTCATGCCTCAGTGGGTAGCTGGCTTTTCAAGTACTAAATAACCCAGCCTACAGATCAGTTGGAGTTTTAAGTAACTTCCATATGTGAATATTATGAGTTTGCTTTCTGCTTGCTTTCTTGTGGCATTgaaaaatggtaatttttccTGCTTGGATATGTGGATAAAGTTCCTTGTTCATCTTGGAACAACTATTATTTCTCTATTATTCTGGGCTTTGGAAGACATCTGATTTAGCTTGTTCCACCTTATTACATTCATACTTAATACATTCTGTATTACATGCTAATAAAGACGTACCTGATATTCATGTCTAATCACACTGCTGTCTGTGGCAGTTCATAATAGCTGTCTATTTGCTCTTACTTTATGTTCCAGCTTCTGGATTCAGGGGGTTATGTAGGAGTCTCAGTCTGAAGGAATGTTGTGAAGGATGTGAGAAAAGAGAAGGGCAGCATTGGAAGTAAAATATAACAATCACAAGCTGTTtagggctttttaaaaaaaccagtTTTATGATTTTGGGAAATGGGATCCTGATGTCTTAACACTTGGTACGGTCCACATTGACACATATATCTGTATTGTCTCTTCCAAATGAATCAGACTGATTTTCAAGCTGATTTATAGCAGATTTTCACCTCAGCATGTTTCTTCACATGTGGATTAGGGAATGTGCTTTGCTTTAAGCAGCTGTCCAGTTTTACCACTTCCCATACTCTGTATTTTCTCTTGAACAGCAATACCCAACACTGCTGTCATTAATATTTGGCTCTATTTGCCATCCTGAAGCAGTTTGTGCTGTGGTCACCGTTACTACAAAGAGCCATGGATCACTGCCTGCCTTGTACCTCAAATGCATAGGAACCTTTGTCCTTTAACAGTGTGACATGCCTTTGAAAAACAATTCAACTTTCCAGCCTACTGAATTTGAACAAGGACTGTGCAATGCTTTGATTCATACACTTGCATGCATAAGTATGTAGTTATTTTAGACTGACAGAAagtattttactattttttttgtttgtttgtttgtttgttttttgtggttttttttttttgtttttgtttttttagtgcAGTGCAGACATCTACCTCTTCCATTCACTTTTCAGTGACCTATTCCAGTTCACCAAGAATCTGGCTCTGCCTTGCACAGGTTCTGTGGGTAATGTTAGAGCAGCTTAAGATTAAATCAGCTCCCCACTGTACAAGATGCTGTAGCAAGAAATGAACTCTGTTCCTGAACAAGACATGCTATACAGAGGAGATAAGGAAACACAAAGATTAAGCAACTCAACATCCTTGTCCTCCACctgttgggtatttttttgcTCCAAATGGGAAGAGAACAAGCATCAATAGCTCTGCTGGTACTGTAAGAGTGCACTTTGTAGatagaggaaatatttttaagtacataaaatgttgtatttgggaaaaaaaaacccacccaaacaaGCTCTTCTGCAGGACTTAGAATACCAGAGGAAAGCACTTTGCTATCTATAATTTGCATATAATACAGAGTTGGTGTCACAAAGTTTTTGTGGCCAGAAAAATGAGTTTTGGCATCCAGACACACATAAATGCCTAACAGTCCAGTGCCCtcataatttccatttttccctgaaTGGAAAATTCTCTTCAGAAGAGCATCTGCTGGTCTTGCACACCTCCTAGAGTGGAACAGGCAAAAAGttctgcagctggaagggaaTGATTTCTCTCTGTTTCCTACTGCTAGCCTTAAATATCAAAAGGACGAAGGAGTAGAAGGATCCCAGGTCTCAGAGTGGTTGACTTTTCCCTGTTCCTTCTGTGGACCGTGGTTTCTGGGTCTTCCTCCTACCTTTCCCACCAATTTCATTCCTGCAGCATTGGCTCTGGGAGACCTCACTGCCACTTTTCCTCAGTTTGAAAGACCAAAACCAATCCTACtgtagttatttttctttttccctaagAATCTAGGAGAAAATGATAAAGATCctttggagcagggatgggccTGAGTGAACAAAATATAGGGGAGCTGTGCACCAGGAAGTGCTAAATGCTGGAGAATAGGTGTAACAGATGGCAGACACAGGAAGGGGCAAAGGCAGGGGCTTGGAGTGAGTACAAATTTGCCTTGTTGATTTTCAGGCTGAATGAAAAGCACTGTAGAAAGGTGAGTAAATTGTGGACAACACTTAACTGCCACATGTACACATTGGGAACTACTGAAAACTTGAGAGATTTTGCTTATTGAGGATCTGACTTGttaatttttgtggttctgtgTCACTGGCATTGCTGGATCAGAAGTTTAGAACTGTTTCATGGAAGTTTTTACAGACTCTTCTAGGGCATCTTCCCTCGTTAGTTTGGATCTTGCAGTTAGTGTGGGTTTGATGAGACATCAGCATCTGAGCCTCCAAGTTTATCAGgacctttgttttccttttaatttagcTTCAAGCCTGGACTTTAAGTGGACTGTTACCtgctgagtttttttttttttttttctttcttgcctcTGGACTTCAgcctataattttttttccttttgtgcttctagaattggtctttcctttttaaattgcAGACTGACCTCCCTGGTTGACACTTGGCCttcttttgtttcacttttggCTTTCCATTTACTCTTTATTCATTCCTTACATTGTTTGTTTCGTGCTTTGTGgctttcttttgtgttttagTTAGAAATATAGGTCTTCCATGCCAGAATCAGAGAAATTCACTCCAAAAAAGTTCCCTACTgaatacagagaaaatggacagaaactgaaatgaggattttggggcaaGGTTCAGTGTATAACATTGTTTAACTAGAGGGATTTGTAAAAAGGCAATGGTAGTTCTCGCTTCTGGAAATACTGTGGCCTTTGATGAAGTAAAGTCTTGTTTCTTCCAAGAGGATGTATTTCATCCCAGTTACAGTAGAATTAATGACTTCTCATGTAAAGAGCTTGGAAATACATAGAGAAGAGGTTGCATTAGAGCTGAGAGCTTGTGTCCTTATGCTGCGTAGATGTGAAATTGAGGAATGTCAGTGGCTGCTGAACATGGCTGCTTTCAAAGCAGTGACAATGAGGTGGAAGGCTCTGTGTTGTGTTCCCAGCATCTCCACTCCTTAAAATTGTTTACAAGCCCCAGAGCTGGCTCAGAATGCAGCAAAGTTTAGCTAGTTATGCTTGTCATCAATTATTAAGGGTTTGGAGACAGACGGGAGGTGGGCCGGGGCCATCACGGGTTTTGCTGCCTTAGGCAGGCCTTGTTAGAGGATGTCTGTGCTGCTTGGTGCAGAGCAAAgctggggagctggggcagcattgcctgctgctgctgcagctcctgcctgctctgtcCTCTGCTGGCACAGCCCGATCTTCCCATGGCTGCAGCTGTGTCATGCATGTCCCTGCTTCCGTTGCTAAAAGTGGAACaggtcccctcctgtcccccacTCCCTTCAGATTTGAAGGACTGGATGTTTATTGCTGCAATACACAGTGTTTTCCTagtttctgggatttttttttttcttcagaattccTCAAAACTACACAGAATAACTTGTGAAGCTTCTTAGATCAAGGGAAGATATTCTGTCCAGTGTGGCAATGCTGCATTCGTCAGTGTAGTGCCAGTCCTCTCTCTCTACACTCAGCTTTTGTAATTTtacctctcttttttcccctttccttcctttgctcTCTCTCTACAAGCTGTATTTTGTCTTTCCTTGTTTTACTCCCTGCTTCCTTGACTGCTGTCTCTTTACTGCTTTTGCTTCTCCAATTTCTGAGTCTGTGGGAGGGTGACAGTTCAACCTGACTTTTTACTATTTATTGACTCCCAGCAGTTGAGTCTCTCTAAATTATGTttgcctctcctctcctctcctctcctctcctctcctctcctctcctctcctctcctctcctctcctctcctctcctct is drawn from Poecile atricapillus isolate bPoeAtr1 chromosome W, bPoeAtr1.hap1, whole genome shotgun sequence and contains these coding sequences:
- the LOC131592207 gene encoding active regulator of SIRT1-like → MSASLLRRGLELLEPPGRAKAPPGLQQGRAGPRTAGAARRRKRAPEAGRNKATVKGRVVKSAIEEYHKKKPVNHLRENLRYMLKGRLVADKAVTEQVLAQNRGRKSKDQPPEKTEKKKPEGTVFTEEDFRKFEREYFGVP